From a region of the Brachyhypopomus gauderio isolate BG-103 unplaced genomic scaffold, BGAUD_0.2 sc135, whole genome shotgun sequence genome:
- the gdf9 gene encoding growth/differentiatio: MAQSSLPVCCLNGVLILLVIGVPTIRSGQPLENESVDPDNLAHHGNILTPLLKALSDQEPWGVYAPRTRPDSRYVRFMKRLYKLSSKQERSHEASHLYNTVRLITPRQECLDQNTEFFMQDISYSLDRVRAQERLLKSVLLYSVNHNHAASLASICYLQVKEQVSPDNTLCFCLPRPPSHARPVSLRMHSKRAGRRWWVEVDVTSFLHPVIQSHRKDIHLFINLTCLVDSHPVGDGHAPRSPVKLHMAPSLLLYLNDTSEVAYQRGPTPRRSTAVSLNPWDEISLQPVQQGWRSGPVRQTWRERRSPPNGTQAPGPSLDGSLLDLPPTDDCDLYDFRVSFSQLKLDHWIIAPHKYNPRYCKGICPRVVGYIYGSPVHTMVQNIIYEKLDSSVPRPSCVPSEYDPLSVLTIENDGSIAYKEYEEMIATKCTCR; this comes from the exons ATGGCTCAGTCGAGTTTGCCAGTTTGTTGCTTGAACGGAGTTCTTATACTACTCGTGATCGGTGTACCAACAATCAGGTCAGGCCAACCTTTAGAAAACGAATCTGTCGACCCGGACAACTTGGCTCATCACGGTAATATTTTGACTCCTTTGTTGAAAGCACTGTCAGACCAAGAACCATGGGGAGTGTACGCTCCACGAACCAGACCTGACTCTAGGTATGTACGTTTTATGAAAAGACTGTACAAGTTGTCTTCCAAACAAGAGCGGAGCCACGAAGCGTCGCATCTCTACAACACCGTTCGTCTAATTACGCCGCGACAGGAATGCCTTGACCAAAACACAG AGTTTTTTATGCAGGACATTTCCTACAGTCTAGACCGCGTGCGAGCCCAGGAGAGGCTGCTCAAATCAGTCCTGCTCTACTCCGTCAACCACAACCACGCCGCCTCCCTGGCCTCCATCTGTTACCTGCAGGTGAAGGAGCAGGTGTCACCGGACAACACCCTGTGCTTCTGCTTGCCCCGCCCACCCAGCCACGCCAGACCCGTCAGCCTCCGCATGCACTCCAAGAGAGCAGGCCGAcgctggtgggtggaggtggacgtGACGTCCTTCCTCCACCCCGTCATCCAGAGCCACAGAAAAGACATCCATCTGTtcatcaacctcacctgcctGGTGGACAGCCATCCTGTAGGGGACGGCCATGCTCCCAGGAGTCCCGTGAAGCTCCACATGGCCCCGTCTCTCCTACTCTACCTGAACGACACCAGCGAAGTGGCATACCAGAGAGGGCCCACGCCACGCAGGTCAACGGCCGTCAGCTTGAACCCCTGGGACGAGATCTCCCTCCAGCCCGTGCAGCAAGGCTGGCGATCCGGACCGGTGCGGCAGACGTGGCGGGAAAGGCGGAGCCCTCCAAACGGAACCCAGGCACCCGGGCCGAGCCTTGACGGCAGCCTGCTGGACCTGCCCCCCACAGACGACTGTGACCTGTACGACTTCAGAGTAAGCTTCAGCCAGCTGAAACTGGACCACTGGATCATAGCGCCCCACAAGTACAACCCCAGGTACTGCAAGGGCATCTGTCCGAGAGTCGTGGGCTACATCTACGGCTCGCCGGTGCACACGATGGTGCAGAACATCATTTACGAGAAGCTCGATTCCTCCGTGCCCAGACCCTCGTGTGTTCCTTCAGAGTACGACCCTTTAAGTGTCTTGACCATTGAAAACGACGGCTCTATTGCGTATAAGGAGTATGAGGAGATGATAGCTACAAAGTGTACCTGCCGTTAA
- the sowahab gene encoding ankyrin repeat domain-containing protein SOWAHA, with translation MALTQGRVLSFLLDHGGKVKNSELLSNFKEFISCNDPLEKRRNRDLFKSFVNTVAVVKQIDDEKYVLVKKKYKEFVNGERNSLEAEIKRSSTSPNSSLASLSASERSDFPTSESDTIHNADVLNNNCNFIASPKSIYCTSISESLPAKPEFQVNSSADCVPVMPTLSRSHRPRQEEFLKVLNISNNTGVAKGGAVFAVVAVQSPSPPRSQHKPPSINRMRIHQGPREDPAPEQMIASLGTLLQEVCADRTVAPGNSSSHLSEVIDGNDLNRSPGTKRRQSVAPGSPALKRVNKVTKPDLDVKQSATFPLEPTEHEWLVKSATGHWAQISRLLLKDIKLAENRNFMSGFTALHWAAKKGNSKMVCKILLISRQGGPGVDVNAKSYDGYTPLHIAALHSHESVLNVLVHDFGADCNIRDNSGKKPYHYLRKDMSPKVREMLRDPDIVRWAGDYKRSDHEQDFSDLPKGFSTLSKLFQSKHRKQVRCRPSFHFISPDQDEDRRDSTFSSSMFPYN, from the coding sequence ATGGCACTGACACAGGGAAGAGTCTTGTCATTTTTATTGGACCACGGCGGAAAAGTGAAGAATTCAGAGCTTTTAAGTAACTTCAAAGAATTCATCAGTTGCAACGATCCGTTGGAAAAGCGTCGAAACAGGGATCTCTTCAAGAGTTTTGTAAATACTGTCGCTGTAGTTAAACAAATAGATGACGAGAAATACGTACTGGTGAAGAAGAAATACAAAGAATTTGTCAATGGCGAAAGAAACTCGCTGGAAGCCGAGATTAAGCGTagttcaacaagcccaaattcCTCACTGGCATCATTAAGCGCCTCAGAACGGAGCGATTTTCCGACAAGTGAGTCTGACACTATACACAATgcagatgttttaaataataattGTAATTTTATCGCAAGCCCAAAATCTATCTACTGTACTAGTATTTCAGAGAGTTTACCCGCAAAGCCAGAGTTTCAAGTCAACAGTTCTGCTGATTGTGTTCCTGTGATGCCAACCCTGAGTAGATCACATAGACCCAGACAAGAAGAGTTTTTGAAAGTACTTAATATATCTAATAATACTGGAGTAGCCAAAGGGGGGGCTGTTTTTGCAGTTGTAGCAGTACAGTCCCCATCTCCACCACGTTCCCAGCACAAGCCTCCAAGCATAAACAGGATGAGAATCCACCAAGGACCAAGAGAGGACCCTGCACCTGAGCAGATGATCGCCTCCTTGGGGACTCTGCTACAGGAGGTGTGTGCTGACAGGACTGTAGCCCCTGGAAACAGCTCTTCACATCTGAGTGAAGTAATCGATGGAAATGACTTGAACAGATCACCAGGAACCAAGCGGAGACAGTCTGTGGCACCTGGTTCACCAGCCCTGAAAAGGGTCAACAAAGTCACCAAACCAGACTTGGATGTGAAGCAGTCAGCCACCTTCCCTCTGGAGCCTACAGAACACGAGTGGTTAGTGAAGTCTGCAACAGGACACTGGGCTCAAATCTCCCGACTTCTGCTCAAGGACATTAAGCTTGCAGAGAATAGAAACTTCATGTCTGGCTTCACAGCCCTTCACTGGGCTGCCAAAAAAGGAAACAGCAAAATGGTGTGCAAGATCCTTCTTATTTCAAGGCAAGGTGGGCCAGGGGTTGATGTTAACGCCAAGAGCTACGATGGCTACACCCCTCTGCACATCGCTGCTCTTCACAGCCATGAATCAGTCCTGAATGTTCTAGTGCACGATTTTGGCGCCGACTGCAACATACGTGACAACAGCGGAAAAAAGCCCTATCACTACTTGCGCAAGGACATGTCCCCCAAAGTGAGGGAGATGCTCAGAGACCCTGACATTGTGCGCTGGGCTGGAGATTATAAACGCTCAGACCATGAACAGGACTTTTCAGATCTGCCCAAAGGGTTCAGCACTTTGAGTAAACTCTTTCAGTCCAAGCACAGGAAGCAAGTGAGATGTAGACCAAGCTTCCACTTCATCAGCCCAGACCAAGATGAGGACAGAAGAGACTCTACATTCAGTTCTAGTATGTTCCCCTACAATTAA